A single region of the Oreochromis niloticus isolate F11D_XX linkage group LG19, O_niloticus_UMD_NMBU, whole genome shotgun sequence genome encodes:
- the LOC109194469 gene encoding zinc finger BED domain-containing protein 4-like: MLRHYRALHENKGNTDCGARPGEQSQIDEDLVSMVIEDSQPFSIVEDKGFKRSVQSLNPSYVLPTKKALKVMVEARYQEMKEKAKASIAKAAAVSLTSDMWISINTEAYLAVTCHFVDESSTLNTVVLGVQYFPNAHTAENIAQVKGSLMTEWAITDKVTCLVTVGAANMGACARELRLKHAMCIAHTLNLVVKKALDQTPELSDIRAKSRKIVGYFGSSTTAKERLSVVQEQLRKPQLKLIQEVETRWNSTYNMLQRLFEQREPVGAALASLTTDIPPVSSEEFGIISECLLVLAPFNDATTELSQEKRVSGSKVIPLLTMLDHCLNEQMEKSPSIGSSLGQKLRMLLREKLDKIQTMSIMFLATLLDPRFRKLGFLSPARANEAEE; encoded by the exons ATGCTCAGGCACTACAGAGCTTTGCATGAGAATAAGGGGAACACCGACTGTGGAGCAAGACCAG GAGAACAATCTCAAATAGATGAAGACCTGGTTAGCATGGTGATTGAGGACTCCCAGCCATttagcattgtggaggacaaaggaTTTAAAAGATCTGTTCAATCATTGAATCCTAGCTATGTTCTCCccactaaaaag gcCCTGAAAGTCATGGTGGAGGCCAGGTACCAGGAGATGAAGGAGAAAGCTAAGGCCAGCATTGCGAAGGCAGCAGCTGTGAGTCTGACATCAGATATGTGGATCTCCATCAACACAGAGGCCTATCTTGCAGTCACCTGCCATTTTGTTGATGAGTCCAGCACATTAAACACAGTTGTTTTAGGAGTGCAATATTTTCCTAATGCACACACTGCAGAAAATATTGCACAAGTGAAAGGTTCACTCATGACAGAATGGGCAATTACTGACAAAGTCACATGCCTAGTAACAGTTGGGGCTGCCAATATGGGGGCTTGTGCAAGGGAGCTACGACTCAAACATGCCATGTGCATAGCTCACACCCTGAACTTAGTGGTGAAGAAGGCCCTTGACCAGACCCCTGAGCTCTCTGACATCCGAGCCAAGTCCAGGAAGATCGTGGGATATTTCGGGAGCAGTACCACCGCAAAG GAGAGGCTTTCAGTGGTGCAGGAACAACTAAGGAAGCCTCAACTCAAACTAATACAGGAGGTGGAAACCCGCTGGAACAGCACTTATAATATGCTGCAAAGACTGTTCGAGCAAAGGGAGCCGGTGGGTGCTGCTTTGGCAAGTCTCACAACAGACATCCCACCTGTTTCATCTGAGGAATTTGGTATAATTTCAGAGTGTCTGCTTGTCCTAGCACCATTTAACGATGCAACCACTGAGCTCTCTCAGGAAAAAAGGGTGTCTGGGTCAAAAGTCATACCTTTGCTCACTATGCTGGATCATTGCCTCAATGAACAAATGGAAAAATCACCATCCATTGGGTCTTCTCTGGGTCAGAAGCTGAGGATGCTATTGAGAGAGAAGCTGGATAAAATACAAACCATGAGCATTATGTTCCTTGCGACACTGCTGGACCCAAGGTTCAGAAAACTCGGGTTTCTCAGCCCTGCAAGAGCTAACGAAGcagaagaatag
- the haus2 gene encoding HAUS augmin-like complex subunit 2, protein MHQWDLSPFSVTPAASLLSKCVSVGALSQEEIDSASSATGPVFSSHLRKAEEQIRMQKQLDEMRLRLELLQVDEQSADVAHSFHLARRFQMLQMLGDHMQELLREQNSLRQRLMRPLAHTNLPVHAHLHRFVVESLNLMMDFIETLEEKLSSAHSRTTARDRLTLLDSSHAQLLMQASEMETLSSQILQWKSVDGCSLVTSDP, encoded by the exons ATGCATCAGTGGGATTTGTCTCCGTTCTCCGTGACTCCAGCTGCCAGCCTGCTTTCTAAGTGTGTCTCCGTGGGAGCGCTGTCTCAG GAGGAAATAGACTCCGCCTCCAGTGCTACAGGCCCCGTCTTTTCCTCTCATCTGCGGAAGGCTGAAGAGCAAATCAGAATGCAGAAGCAGTTGGATGAG ATGCGGCTGCGGCTGGAGCTGCTGCAGGTTGACGAGCAAAGCGCCGATGTCGCCCACAGCTTCCACCTCG CTCGAAGGTTCCAGATGCTGCAGATGCTCGGGGATCACATGCAGGAGCTGCTGAGAGAGCAGAACAGTCTGAGGCAGCGACTCATGAGACCGCTGGCTCACACCAACCTGCCCGTGCACGCTCACCTGCACAG GTTCGTGGTGGAGTCCCTGAACCTGATGATGGACTTCATTGAGACTCTGGAGGAGAAGCTAAGCTCCGCCCACAGCAGGACCACAGCCAGAGACCGTCTCACTCTGCTG GACTCCTCGCACGCCCAGCTGCTGATGCAGGCCTCAGAGATGGAGACTTTGTCCAGTCAGATTCTTCAGTGGAAGTCAGTTGATGGATGCAGCCtggtgacctctgacccttaA
- the srp54 gene encoding signal recognition particle subunit SRP54 codes for MVLADLGRKITSALRSLSNATIINEEVLNAMLKEVCAALLEADVNIKLVKQLRENVKSAIDLEEMASGLNKRRMIQHAVFKELVKLVDPGVKAWTPTKGKNNVIMFVGLQGSGKTTTCSKLAYYYQRKGWKTCLICADTFRAGAFDQLKQNATKARIPFYGSYTEMDPVVIASEGVEKFKAENFEIIIVDTSGRHKQEDSLFEEMLQVSNAVQPDNIVYVMDASIGQACESQAKAFKDKVDVASVIVTKLDGHAKGGGALSAVAATRSPIIFIGTGEHIDDFEPFKTQPFISKLLGMGDIEGLIDRVNELKLDDNEELIDKLKHGQFTLRDMYEQFQNIMKMGPFGQIMGMIPGFGTDFMSKGNEQESMARLKKLMTIMDSMNDQELDSKDGAKLFSKQPNRIQRVARGSGVATRDVQELLTQYTKFAQMVKKMGGIKGLFKGGDMSKNVNPSQMAKLNQQMAKMMDPRVLHHMGGMAGLQSMMRQFQQGAAGNMKGMMGFNNM; via the exons ATGGTGCTCGCCGACCTGGGGAGGAAGATCACCTCGGCGCTGAGGTCACTCAGCAACGCCACCATCATCAATGAAGAG gtgCTGAACGCCATGCTGAAGGAGGTGTGTGCCGCTCTGCTGGAGGCCGACGTCAACATCAAGCTAGTCAAACAGCTGAGAGAGAACGTCAA GTCTGCCATAGACCTGGAGGAGATGGCGTCGGGTCTGAACAAGAGGAGGATGATCCAGCACGCCGTCTTCAAGGAGCTCGTCAAG CTGGTGGACCCCGGCGTGAAGGCATGGACGCCCACTAAAGGCAAGAACAACGTCATCATGTTCGTCGGTCTGCAGGGCAGCGGCAAAACTACGACCTGCTCCAAG TTGGCATATTACTACCAGAGGAAAGGCTGGAAGACCTGCCTGATCTGCGCCGACACCTTCAGAGCAG GTGCCTTCGATCAGCTCAAACAGAATGCCACCAAAGCCAGGATCCCCTTCTACGGCAG TTACACAGAGATGGACCCGGTGGTGATCGCCTCAGAGGGCGTGGAGAAGTTCAAAGCAGAGAACTTTGAGATCATCATCGTGGACACGAGCGGACGACACAAACAGGAGGACTCGCTGTTCGAGGAGATGCTGCAGGTCTCCAACGCTGTG CAACCCGACAACATCGTGTACGTGATGGACGCCTCGATCGGGCAGGCCTGCGAGTCCCAGGCCAAAGCCTTCAAAGACAAAGTGGACGTGGCGTCGGTCATCGTCACCAAACTGGACGGGCACGCCAAAGGAGGAGGAGCTCTGAGCGC TGTGGCGGCCACGCGCAGTCCCATCATCTTCATCGGAACGGGCGAGCACATTGACGACTTCGAGCCGTTTAAGACGCAGCCGTTCATCAGCAAGCTGCTCG GAATGGGTGACATCGAGGGCTTGATCGACCGAGTGAATGAGCTGAAGCTGGACGACAACGAGGAGCTGATCGACAAGCTGAAACACG GCCAGTTTACCCTCAGAGACATGTACGAGCAGTTCCAGAACATCATGAAGATGGGCCCCTTCGGACAGATCATG GGTATGATTCCAGGCTTCGGGACAGACTTCATGAGTAAAGGCAACGAACAGGAGTCAATGGCTCGACTGAAGAAATTGATGACCATCATGGACAGCATGAACGACCAGG AGTTGGACAGCAAAGATGGAGCGAAGCTCTTTAGCAAGCAGCCCAACAGGATCCAGAGGGTGGCCCGGGGGTCAGGGGTTGCTACCAGAGACGTCCAGGAGCTCCTCACCCAGTACACCAAGTTCGCCCAGATGGTCAAGAAGATGGGAGGCATCAAAGGACTCTTCAAAG GAGGAGACATGTCCAAGAACGTGAACCCGTCTCAGATGGCCAAACTGAACCAGCAGATGGCCAAAATGATGGACCCCAGAGTCCTGCACCACATGG GCGGCATGGCGGGTCTCCAGTCGATGATGCGTCAGTTTCAGCAGGGCGCCGCGGGCAACATGAAAGGCATGATGGGATTCAACAACATGTGA